Within Salvia splendens isolate huo1 chromosome 21, SspV2, whole genome shotgun sequence, the genomic segment TCATTTCACTACCTTTTTcctatttcttttttccttttcccatctctcttactttaccaattgcccATTAAAACACATACCGTCTACAAATTTGTCAATTTTTCGGAGACGAAGGGAGCATATTTTGGGATGAATCTAGaccatccattttcaaattagTGGTCCAGATTGAGTCATAAACTTCCTCTGTATCAACTAAATTGAGGCATTTTCTTTTGAGCACGTAGATTAAGAAGTTGTGTTCGCTGGGTTAAATAAAGGTAAAATAATataggagagagaataaagtaaaagagataagaGAAAGGGAATTATGAAAGGGAATAAAGTTAGAGTGATCGATATTTTgtcttttgccaaaaaaaaatcaCCCAACTTAGTTGAGATATCCAGAAAAGGAATGTAATTCAACCTAGTTGGTACGGATTTGTGTATTATCTTAAAGAAGGATGTTAGGCGAGAAGAaccttaaatatatatatttgtaagtAGGGGTTcgttataatgctaacttttcttaaatttctaacttgctaactcatcaacgtagtttattaaaaatgtcaacacgatcacattaaaatgtcaacacatatttgtgttgacattttaacaaacggtgttgacatttaaataataatgtcaacacaatgttttaaaatatcaacgtaagtttatgttgacatttcactatcattgtgttgacatttttaatacactacgttgatgagttagcaatttaagaaaagttagcaacggatcacaaCCTTTTGTAAGTAACTGATATGTGTAAGCACCATTCTTGTCTGATGCACATTTAtccttgtttatttttatttatatatttagtttgattctaatataataaaaaaataaaattggtatatttaaatttaaaaaattcataaaattaatgcttgatttattattttactcgtttatttaaatttatagagAAAACGAACAAATCGATataaaaatcaaactaaatactATGAATTTATAACAACAATGCTCAATGTGTGTTAAAGGAGACTATGCTTACGTTTTCTTCACTATATTTGTATATTTGTTCATAATATAAATTGTTTCAAATTTATCATCGGATAAAACCCATTCCATTTATTGGTAACGAATCATTCCAATCTGATAGCTCACCTTCTCATTAagctaatttttattttacacaaGAAAAACAAGCAATTAAAGATTAAAAGTAGTAGAATCGGTCCGCATTTGACTAGATATGCCCCTTGATTAGCGGTAAGAGTATCTAATTCATAAATTATACTTATAGTAATGTTGGCGTATTACATAAGTAGGTGTCTTAACTCCTACACATTTTGCTAGAATTTAGAAGATGAAGATGTCAACAATGTATagttagaagaaaaaaaaaccaaatCAAAGCTGAGTCCAACACACATTTCACTCAACCTCCTTAGATCCTTTCTTCTCCTATTATAGACCTACAAaacacatgtatatatattgtaCACTTTTGAGTACTATAAGAATCCATCAATTCAGTGCCAACTTTTTTTGTTGGTTTCTCTCTCTTATTGATTGTAAAGATCTAAAATTGAGTGGTGAGATGGGGAAGAGCGGCAGGGACTGGACGCAGATCTACGCGATCTACGGCGTGGAGGAGTGGCAGACGCCGGTTTTCCTCCTGATGAACGCGGCGGGGTTCGCCACCCTCTCCGTCGTCTTCCTCCTCTACTTCGAGCCAATCTGCCTGCTCCTCCAGCGCCACCACTTGCTCCGTGGGCCCGCCGCAGCCCGCTTCGCAGCAGGGTTCGCGGGCTCTGTCACGGCTCTCTCCGCCGTGTGCCTCCTCTTCGCCGCCGCCAACTTCTTCTACTCCGCCGTGGCACTCCACTGGGAGATGTCGCAGCgcgtcgtctcctcggtgccCGACTGGTCGTCCGTCAGGCACGCCCTCGACCTCGGCTGCGGTCGCGGCATTCTCCTCAACGCCGTCGCCCTCCAGCTCAAGAAGTCCGGATCCTCCGGCAGCGTCGTCGGCCTCACCCCGCCCCGAACCGGCGCTCCCGTCCCTAATCACACGCTCAGGACAGCCGGCCTCGAGGGCGTCCAGGAATA encodes:
- the LOC121783701 gene encoding uncharacterized protein LOC121783701; this encodes MYIYCTLLSTIRIHQFSANFFCWFLSLIDCKDLKLSGEMGKSGRDWTQIYAIYGVEEWQTPVFLLMNAAGFATLSVVFLLYFEPICLLLQRHHLLRGPAAARFAAGFAGSVTALSAVCLLFAAANFFYSAVALHWEMSQRVVSSVPDWSSVRHALDLGCGRGILLNAVALQLKKSGSSGSVVGLTPPRTGAPVPNHTLRTAGLEGVQEYVTCRAGDPRTLPFSDSYFDVVVSAAFVHTVGKELGQKTAAAAAERMRVVGEVVRVLKAGGVGVVWDLVHAEEYVQRLKELKMEEISVSEGVTAFMATSHIVSFRKPPHHFLGSAEVRLDWRFNYTHSSINNL